The Hippoglossus stenolepis isolate QCI-W04-F060 chromosome 3, HSTE1.2, whole genome shotgun sequence genomic sequence CGATCTTTTCTGCATGTTGAAGCAGCGTCAGGTGAAACAAGGCTGGCTGACTTTatttttcctgcatagagaGACCTGCAGTAGTCaaggagagaggaaataaaagcatgaattaTAGCATATACACCTATAAcaactttgatttgaatatctTATTGTAAATCTGAGGGGTCGTGTCCTTGTTACTGCACCTTTGAATATGTATTAAAAAAGTATGCTTGAATAGACAGTGAAAAAGATGAACCCTCTGGAGTCTACGGTCACATCAGCGTGATGGAAGCATGTgatgtgtctttttgtgttttttaagtccAATGTGCTGATGTACTGTATTAAAGTCAAAAATGAATTGGGTGGTCATATAGGTAATGTTGTGGGAAAATATATCAATTACTAAggcaaattgtgtgtgtgtgtgtgtgtgtgtgtgtgtgtgtgtgtgtgtgtgtgtgtgtgtgtgtgtgtgtgtgtgtgtgtgtgtgtgtgtgtgtgtgtgtgtgtgtgtgtgtgggcaaaaTCTAAATCATTCAAAGATAACTTGAATGTCAAGtcaccaaggcctaacagtccttatgaaaccacatttaaattcactagatccataCTTTTGTTTGTATCTGCATCACATTGTatacactcatacatatcagtcccctaaatgaATTTTTTgtcatcaaggtccatgattTACAAAACTATGGAAAACACCCaaactcacaatgttaaagaaagcgaaAAAACTCCATAAGAAATCCAGGATTCGCCCCCTGATTTGGATCCTCACCAAAATATAAAGGGTTGTTctctgacccacaccacatcttTCATGAtgatccattcagtagtttttgcataatcctgcaagctaacagagagaaagacaaacgcATGTTTGCCTACCTTTCACAAATCTGATTtcatatcaaacaaacacagtgctTAGAGTAACTTGTTACGTAACACAGTTAAAATATTGATCCAGTCACTCAGAGAAGCCACATTATTTGTGATtacataaattaataataaccttcttaataataactttagttgtatagcacctttcaaaacagccatTACAAATCAAAGATagcaaataatacaaatctaaaaTATAGGACAGTGGATAAATAATccaacatcatttaaaagtgatggcaaaagaaaaggataaaagaaacaagtgatAGCAAAAAACTATCATGCAAAAGCCATTCGGTAAAAGTACCGTTGAAacgatgatttaaaaacagactgaAGTGTCTAGTCTGATTTCCTCAAGTAAAAGATTACAGAGGgtcatttattaaattatttataataatgttacacttcaacttttatatttatatataatgacATTGTAAAATCAAGacagctgtttcctcttcatgGAAGAAACTGTTTCTGAATTCCACATCTATGAAACTTCCTCTGCTAGTCCTCTGTTTGGACAGACTGAGAGTAGAACAACTTTTTTCCAAGAGCTTTCTCTTGGAACCAGAGGAATGAATCGACAGACAGAATACAGCAGCCCGACACCAACCTGTAGCTCTCCATCTTGAATTGATTTATTGGTAAAAACACTGGAGAGTGAACATGTTACCCAGACTGTCTAATTTCTCTCCATTTAACTGGAGAAGTCATTTCTGAATTAATTCAGTTTTCTGTGATGAGATTTTAGCTGGCACAACTGAAATGAGATGGAACCTTAATGAGCACCATGCCGAATCGCTCTTAATTTGATTTAGCAAGTGCCCTTTGGAGTTTGGGTTCAACAAGAGTTTCTTACTGAATATTTTTGGAAAgttactgtgtatttatttatttttcttcacacAGGTTGTGGACTTTCCTTGAATCTGAATGCATCCCTCACCATCATCAGCAAATATTTCCTGGCCAGACGTCCTCTAGCCAACGGACTGGCCATGGCCGGGAGTCCGGTGTTTCTTTGTTTAGTGGCTCCTCTAAACCAATATTTACTGGATAGGTTTGGCTGGAGAGGAAGTCTGCTCATCCTCGGGGCTCTGATGCTCAATTGTTGCGTCGCCGGGGCCCTGATGAGACCAGTTCTTCTGCCCTGTAAGCCAAACTCTTCTGCATCACACAAGATGGTGGAAGGAGAGCCGAACAAGTGCAGCACTAAGGTAAAAGGAGGCTGCATGAAGGAGGCTAAGAACTTCTTGAATGTGTCTTTATTCAAGGATCGAGGTTTCGTCTTTTACCTCATAGGAAACATGATGTTCATCTTCGGAGCCTATGCGCCCATCATGTTCCTGCCAGCCTATGCCATCAGCCAGGGTGTAGACGAATACTCTGCGGCCTATCTGCTCTCTATAATGGGCTTTGTGGACATGTTTGTTCGTCCTGGCACCGGCCTGTTGGCCAACAGCAAGTGGATCAGGCCCAGAATCCAGTACTTCTTCAGTTTTGCCATGGTTTTCAATGGTACGTGCCACTTACTGTGCCCGCTGCTGAAGTCCCATGCCTTCCTGATAGGATACACAGTGTTTTTCGGCATTGGTTTTGGCATGGTCTTCGCCCTCATATTTGAATGCCTGATGGACCTGATGGGAAGTCAGTGCTTCCCCAGTGCTGTTGGAATGGTCACCATCATCGAGTGCTTCCCCATGCTACTGGGACCACCTACTGCAGGTAACTATACACACTCAACATAAACTATccatttcacaaaacacagaatcagTCTGACTggcttaaaaacacaaaaatgcttTTCAATTACCATTTTACATGAACACCAACATGCtgatataaaacagataaagacaatagtctgaataagacactaacaagtaaacagcattttctgatgaccttaCGTTTTTTTCCGCACGGGAGCTCCAGCAGTCATGTCTCCTTGATAACAGCACTGCCTGTCACAGAGCTCAACAGATCATATATACAAAATGGACATTATTGATTTATAGATTAAATGATTCTCTGGATAGGTATTATAAATGGggatttgtgttattattttatttcacagcatAAATTCAGAATTACTGAACTTCTTTTGCTTAAAAGAACAAATAGGAGAAAAAGCTCTTATCGTCTGCTGATGTACAACTCCAGCACTCCTGTGTCTGAGACAGCTTTAGATGAAAGTGTTGGACGCATATCTTCACGGTCAGAATTACTGCATAATCAGGTTGATAGTTTACCCTCTTTGCTTCCGAGACATTTTCAAGACTGGTGCAGTTTTTGAAAATCCCACTGTAAAACATTCTTCTGTTGATTCAGTAAAAAGAGAGGCTTTGAATGTAATGATAGACACTGTCTTTGAGAAGGGAGccattaaagaaaatattttttcagtaaGAATTTCTCATCAATAGAGcaaaagcactttgaattgagGCAGGCAGAGAAGAAGTTCTTCAAGCATGTGAATTTATTGATGCTTAATGCTAATGCAGCTACTTTGTTGTGAAATGGTCTTTAAAACCATTCAAATGGACACATGTCTAACAAACTGTATAACAAGTACAGCACAGCTCCAGATCTGGAGTATCAGCGCATTTCTACAAAGTGACATCACTGATACATATGGATATAAGGTGGTAAAGTAAAACTTCATAAAGGTTATGAAACAACTGAGTATAAAAGTATTTACACtgattgttttattgtattgaCTGAATGAAAACTTGTAAGTGCTTTATAGACCTTGAGCAATTATGGCTTTGTCGATGACAGTGTGGTACAATAGCTTGGGAATCCTTTGcacttttatttgttaataaaatGGATCAATCGATTtggttaaaggtccagtgtgtaagatttaggtgaaagggatcgatttgctattgaatataaaataatcctagtaatgttttcacccgtgtTTGAACAACTTAATTGTAcaaatggttgttttctttaccctagaatgggccctttatatttaaataccttATAGTTACaacaggagcaggtcctctctacagagacCACCGTCGTTTTCACAGTcatccaaactggacaaactaaacaccctttgagttttctataacaactgaagctaccacaggttctctttcatgtttggaaggggagggtgaggtgaggggtattcaactgcaacatgcagctttaccactagatgtcacaaaattctacacactgaacctttaatcaGTGAATCTTTTGC encodes the following:
- the LOC118105258 gene encoding monocarboxylate transporter 2; its protein translation is MPPSPPDSLGYKPLDGGWGWMVVFGAHISIGFAYSTPKVLSIFFTAIQEDLGASYSEIAWISSIMLAVMYAGGPASSMLVNRFGSRPMVMLGGLMCGVSMVTASFGNSLVYIYFFIGVIGGCGLSLNLNASLTIISKYFLARRPLANGLAMAGSPVFLCLVAPLNQYLLDRFGWRGSLLILGALMLNCCVAGALMRPVLLPCKPNSSASHKMVEGEPNKCSTKVKGGCMKEAKNFLNVSLFKDRGFVFYLIGNMMFIFGAYAPIMFLPAYAISQGVDEYSAAYLLSIMGFVDMFVRPGTGLLANSKWIRPRIQYFFSFAMVFNGTCHLLCPLLKSHAFLIGYTVFFGIGFGMVFALIFECLMDLMGSQCFPSAVGMVTIIECFPMLLGPPTAGLLLDISSDYKYLFFMCGSVITAGGLFLFVTNIYNYHMLDKEKTEKDREQKEKPSENQEQVSLSVVQI